The following coding sequences lie in one Fusarium poae strain DAOMC 252244 chromosome 1, whole genome shotgun sequence genomic window:
- the NHP6 gene encoding Non-histone chromosomal protein 6 (BUSCO:59126at5125) produces MTKGKKVTVSHSKSAGLSPLTGLHQHHQPLFFKSIPQNTFKMPKAAASGKRGARTTKRAKKDPNAPKRGLSAYMFFANEQRENVREENPGISFGQVGKLLGERWKALNEKQRAPYEAKAAADKKRYEDEKQAYNADQEEEESS; encoded by the exons ATGACCAAGGGCAAAAAAGTCACTGTTTCACACAGTAAATCCGCTGGATTGAGCCCGTTGACTGG ACtacatcaacaccaccaaccTCTTTTCTTCAAATCCATCCCTCAG AACACATTCAAAATGCCTAAGGCTGCTGCCTCCGGAAAGCGTGGTGCTAGAACCACCAAGCGTGCCAAGAAGG ACCCCAACGCCCCCAAGCGTGGTCTCTCCGCCTACATGTTCTTCGCCAACGAGCAGCGTGAGAACGTCCGTGAGGAGAACCCTGGTATCTCTTTCGGTCAGGTCGGCAAGCTCCTCGGTGAGCGATGGAAGGCTCTCAACGAGAAGCAGCGTGCTCCTTACGAGGCCAAGGCCGCTGCCGACAAGAAGCGATACGAGGATGAGAAGCAGGCTTACAAC GCCgaccaggaggaggaagagtctTCCTAG
- the ATG11 gene encoding oligomeric, coiled-coil, peripheral membrane protein (BUSCO:2076at5125), which translates to MALQVLIAHTGLRLEVDTAQFSILDDLKTWVSKKTSIPPQHIVALNPHGRTVKIANLHTEKEIFVYDIRISSPGNANLIIPIPSPKRYTVPNAPNTIDDVQSITSWQELYKDRRNWAMHLVEDCGQMNSTTLARYSEIDVIIKCLDAAVANLEISIKQIEPKYNDLKKWVAPALEEHANLVERWEQYLDLAKSTPVSPSMVKFMTRREINKAKPTLEDLIELDTAKKAGKLAPTAHRRFSDKANQLGNTASQMYESLESLITNFENLMSRSALSHSTDTAQLLEDIEAVVKQMDSDYRAALGYGNTQRDVAQASKTASVHTEHLVPTLKKRVEEMEELLHYGINARNSIASESAKFMRHVTEITSLHSNVKSQINVLNQSEDDMTTFDYLRLIHQLPYMYAAFVAEAVRRREWVDKVKTDSSTLANEMALFQDEEAKRRRKWQKMIGSMYGPDLDTNVMGLEVNLLGEDTPWPALTKEDLTDFIQILQEQPVDQNVLDDIVKIVQELDNPTKQQSKRLKAFKNGSIHEAALGRSGLMIRGDDDLLQSLQEDKGKLENKLKTAESRVRRLEDLLHRQSQASRPGSLFQPQGRERVNSGSSVRSSRFDDRRRSSEGIDPLMRRITQLENELREEKQRSANLQLELTTQTSNHENVKGQHEDLKAQHEDLKGQMAEINTTKQDLLENMEALEREFVEERKNLEIEIKTLKARLEDTEDEIDQFDQSRQHEKAGLVVRVEELETELEQVNKQRQDDALKAQGQVDFLRKETRIQREQQEALEQQMQSAQEEAQNVSRKLSVAEEALDDHWQALTRLFTELSPGTTIPDNFVDLSDLLLTQAGTLVEKSRNSEADIELLKTQVEHFSSTISELREQISEKDTKLSEDEMATIHLRENLAEEQAKVSALEQELADGREQLTELRAKLSDGETGPEALQTRLEDEEKKVMTLTEEVASKQSHVGSLEEELRMFQEKVESLQGKLSHMSSHYEHRDEKTKDLTQRLYSQNDRMCRLLERVGYAVARKDGEMTVTKIPRAERNAQNLTDSTDPSASIRKSGTLSRVLGDSADLELLYWLNNSDMQVEDEKYEAFMNNLGKFDMELFSETVYRRIKEVEHMARKWQKEARSYRERAHILQKDSHEKIAFRHFREGDLALFLPTRNQQAGAWAAFNVGFPHYFLREQDAHRLRHREWLVARISRIQERVVDLSKSLQPSSETESINDEENDNPFQLSDGLRWYLIDALEDKPGAPSTPGMGKSTVAANTVEATANIHTHTAGGKGKSRESVTSIEGINKTLSKSLESRRSSTNSKKALPFQLGGTTLLKNSALASETNSLRAHNADTPSGTSPTQGGHLTSTIASLGQKNQRVEGPIRQPSDESSTQGGGAKADEQPQSNVPREDSVESPTKRSVIWDSLWSVDYNYESGSRRWLGG; encoded by the exons ATGGCTCTCCAGGTTTTGATAGCCCATACGGGCCTGCGGCTGGAAGTCGATACCGCACAGTTCTCCAT CCTCGATGATCTCAAAACATGGGTTTCCAAGAAAACCTCAATCCCTCCACAGCATATTGTCGCCTTGAATCCTCATGGACGAACGGTCAAGATTGCAAACTTACATACAGAG AAAGAGATCTTTGTTTACGATATCCGAATAAGCTCTCCGGGTAATGCGAACCTCATCATCCCAATACCATCGCCGAAACGCTACACCGTTCCGAATGCGCCGAACACTATCGATGATGTCCAGTCAATAACATCATGGCAAGAACTATACAAGGACCGCCGGAACTGGGCGATGCATCTTGTGGAAGATTGCGGACAAATGAACTCGACTACCCTGGCACGATACAGTGAAATAGATGTTATTATCAAGTGTCTGGACGCTGCTGTTGCGAACCTTGAAATTAGCATCAAACAAATCGAGCCCAAGTATAACGACCTCAAGAAATGGGTAGCACCCGCACTGGAAGAGCATGCCAACCTTGTTGAGAGATGGGAGCAGTATTTAGATCTCGCCAAGAGCACACCAGTTTCACCCTCCATGGTCAAATTTATGACTCGACGGGAAATCAACAAGGCCAAACCGACCCTGGAGGATCTCATCGAATTGGACACAGCGAAGAAGGCAGGGAAGCTGGCACCGACCGCTCACCGAAGGTTCAGCGATAAGGCAAACCAGCTCGGCAATACAGCATCTCAGATGTATGAGAGCTTGGAGTCGCTGATCACTAATTTCGAGAATCTGATGAGCCGCTCTGCTCTCAGCCATAGTACAGATACGGCAcagcttcttgaggataTCGAGGCGGTGGTGAAGCAGATGGATTCCGATTATCGAGCAGCACTAGGGTATGGCAATACACAACGAGATGTGGCGCAAGCTTCCAAGACGGCTTCGGTGCATACCGAGCATCTGGTGCCAACATTAAAGAAGCGAGtggaagagatggaagagcTACTCCATTATGGAATCAACGCGCGCAACTCCATCGCCTCGGAGTCGGCAAAATTCATGCGCCATGTCACCGAGATCACGTCCCTGCACAGCAACGTCAAAAGTCAGATCAACGTGCTGAACCAGTCCGAGGACGATATGACGACATTCGATTACCTTCGCCTTATCCACCAACTTCCTTACATGTATGCAGCTTTTGTCGCAGAAGCAGTCCGACGCCGCGAGTGGGTTGATAAAGTCAAGACGGACTCTTCTACGTTGGCAAATGAAATGGCCTTGTTTcaggatgaagaagccaaAAGGCGGCGCAAATGGCAGAAAATGATTGGTAGCATGTACGGTCCAGATTTGGACACGAATGTCATGGGTCTCGAGGTCAACTTGCTCGGAGAAGACACACCTTGGCCGGCCCTGACTAAAGAGGACCTGACGGATTTTATCCAGATACTGCAAGAGCAGCCTGTTGATCAGAACGTTTTGGACGACATAGTAAAGATTGTACAAGAGCTTGATAACCCAACAAAGCAGCAGTCCAAACGACTCAAGGCGTTCAAGAATGGGAGCATACATGAGGCTGCACTCGGCAGGAGTGGACTGATGATCCGGGGGGATGATGATCTACTACAATCGCTACAGGAAGACAAGGGGAAATTGGAGAATAAGCTCAAGACAGCCGAAAGTCGAGTCCGTCGTTTAGAAGACTTACTTCATCGACAGAGCCAAGCCAGTCGCCCTGGAAGCCTTTTCCAACCACAAGGACGCGAGAGAGTAAACTCTGGGTCCTCTGTCAGATCGAGCCGCTTTGACGACCGCAGACGATCTTCCGAAGGCATCGATCCTTTGATGCGACGTATCACTCAACTCGAAAACGAATTGCGAGAAGAGAAACAACGATCAGCCAATCTACAACTGGAGCTAACGACGCAAACAAGTAACCACGAAAACGTCAAAGGTCAGCACGAAGACTTGAAGGCCCAGCATGAAGATTTGAAAGGTCAGATGGCAGAAATTAACACTACCAAACAAGATCTTCTCGAGAACATGGAGGCCCTCGAGCGCGAATTCGTCGAAGAGCGTAAGAATCTGGAGATCGAAATCAAGACGCTCAAGGCTCGCTTGGAGGATACCGAAGACGAAATCGACCAATTCGATCAATCAAGGCAGCACGAGAAAGCCGGCTTGGTTGTACGAGTGGAAGAATTGGAGACCGAGCTGGAACAAGTCAACAAACAGCGGCAAGACGATGCACTCAAAGCGCAAGGGCAGGTCGACTTTCTCCGTAAGGAAACCAGAATTCAAAGAGAGCAGCAAGAGGCCCTCGAGCAGCAAATGCAGTCCGCACAAGAAGAGGCCCAGAACGTCTCGAGAAAGCTAAGTGTTGCCGAGGAGGCTTTAGATGATCACTGGCAAGCTTTGACAAGACTTTTCACTGAGCTTTCGCCCGGCACTACTATCCCAGACAACTTTGTAGACCTTTCTGATCTACTGCTCACGCAAGCTGGAACCCTGGTCGAGAAGTCTCGAAACTCGGAAGCAGATATTGAGTTGCTGAAGACCCAGGTTGAGCACTTCTCTTCAACCATCTCAGAACTTAGAGAGCAGATCTCCGAGAAAGATACCAAGCTTTCCGAGGATGAGATGGCCACAATCCATCTTCGCGAAAATCTTGCTGAGGAACAAGCAAAGGTGTCAGCTCTTGAACAAGAACTTGCTGATGGTAGGGAGCAACTCACAGAGTTGCGTGCTAAGCTCAGCGATGGCGAAACCGGCCCTGAAGCTTTGCAGACAAGACtagaggatgaggagaagaaggtcatGACTTTGACTGAAGAGGTGGCCTCCAAGCAATCTCACGTTGGCAGCCTAGAAGAAGAGCTTCGGATGTTCCAGGAGAAGGTCGAATCTCTCCAGGGCAAATTATCGCACATGAGCAGCCACTACGAACACCGGGACGAGAAGACAAAGGATCTAACACAACGCCTCTACTCTCAGAACGATCGCATGTGCCGATTACTAGAACGTGTGGGATACGCTGTTGCCAGGAAAGATGGAGAGATGACTGTCACCAAAATACCACGCGCCGAGAGAAATGCCCAGAACCTCACTGATTCTACCGACCCCAGCGCATCTATTCGCAAATCCGGAACCCTTAGCCGTGTTTTGGGTGACAGTGCCGACTTGGAACTACTCTATTGGCTTAACAACTCCGACATGCAGGTCGAAGATGAGAAATACGAAGCTTTCATGAACAACCTAGGCAAATTCGACATGGAGCTCTTTTCCGAAACTGTTTACCGCAGAATTAAGGAAGTGGAACACATGGCTCGCAAATGGCAGAAGGAAGCCCGCTCTTATAGGGAGAGAGCACATATCCTGCAGAAAGACTCGCACGAGAAGATTGCCTTCAGGCACTTCAGGGAGGGAGATTTGGCCTTGTTTCTTCCGACTCGTAACCAGCAAGCCGGTGCATGGGCTGCTTTCAACGTTGGTTTCCCGCATTATTTCCTCCGCGAGCAAGATGCCCATCGTTTACGGCATCGCGAATGGCTTGTTGCACGTATTTCGCGAATTCAAGAACGAGTTGTCGACCTTTCTAAGAGCCTTCAACCGAGCAGTGAGACGGAATCAATCAATGATGAGGAGAACGACAATCCATTCCAGCTGTCGGATGGTTTACGTTGGTATTTGATCGATGCTTTGGAGGACAAGCCTGGCGCGCCCTCGACCCCTGGAATGGGCAAGTCAACTGTCGCGGCTAATACCGTGGAGGCAACAGCCAACATTCACACTCACACTGCGGGTGGAAAGGGTAAGAGCCGGGAAAGCGTTACAAGTATTGAAGGTATTAACAAGACACTGTCCAAGAGTCTTGAGAGTAGGCGCAGCAGTACCAACTCCAAGAAAGCCCTGCCGTTCCAACTCGGTGGCACGACTCTATTGAAGAATAGTGCTTTGGCCAGCGAAACGAATTCACTCCGAGCGCATAACGCCGACACGCCCTCCGGCACAAGTCCAACGCAGGGAGGGCATCTCACGTCTACCATCGCCAGCCTGGGACAGAAGAACCAGCGAGTGGAGGGCCCTATCAGACAGCCTTCGGACGAGTCATCGACCCAAGGCGGCGGTGCCAAAGCGGACGAG CAGCCCCAAAGCAACGTACCAAGAGAAGATTCAGTCGAGAGCCCGACAAAAAGATCGGTTATATGGGATTCTTTGTGGAGTGTTGACTACAATTATGAGAGCGGAAGCAGAAGGTGGTTGGGTGGTTAA
- a CDS encoding hypothetical protein (MEROPS:MER0005855~TransMembrane:1 (i7-27o)~BUSCO:18121at5125) translates to MHDKNTSVVSYAAGASLAAAALIYVFAPNFSIDHDATSSKKKTIVGLRNQANDCFINSVLQALAGLGELRVYLIRETHRRHIEDPAVYASLVQPEGKEIPQWKLQGLQEGLVTQGLKEMLDALNERPIYKKSISPHPFVKVLEQAFKQRISRQQQDAQEFLQIVAERLKDEYHCGQRARLHVRRRGLFPTNSTTNIDTTAEDQGNGNDSDKSSQEQHPTTNGDSNSAIEPSEETEIPQVEGQLPLEIEEGFPMEGKYESHLKCLTCNYKTKPREETFCTITLAVPQVSGTTLNACFDGIFKSETIDDFKCEMCRLLQTKAGLEAEMAKSTSESFKAQAQENIDRLQHTIDTDPENPPEDLDLGDSRYAPKRKIAKTTRMSIFPKILAIHLSRSIYDVGQMTQKNSAKVVFPEQLPLGGLMDQKKYKLLGLVTHRGGHNSGHYEAFRRQNVPAPFSNPNTFQPSEAFSKTPTPMGTPVLGGRPTHSPAISTPDLLSGSSGNSSTPSLDSLPPPPRSVPSDLRGSASLPAIGKPKDPETSSLRSVAASTKSAISKLTSPKQTNSSSTTPKLVPSNVSKRSKKRKTTSDKWWRVNDEKVKEAKTSEVLGMQREVYLLFYELDKEDS, encoded by the coding sequence ATGCACGATAAAAATACTTCAGTTGTTTCATACGCCGCCGGCGCCTCTCTCGCTGCCGCTGCGCTGATCTATGTGTTTGCGCCGAATTTTTCCATCGACCACGATGCTACTAGTTCCAAGAAAAAGACGATCGTCGGCTTAAGAAACCAGGCCAATGACTGCTTTATCAACTCGGTTCTGCAAGCTCTTGCTGGTCTGGGAGAGCTACGGGTGTATCTGATTCGCGAGACGCATCGTCGCCATATCGAAGACCCTGCCGTATATGCCAGTCTTGTCCAACCGGAAGGTAAGGAGATTCCGCAATGGAAGCTTCAGGGTTTACAAGAGGGACTTGTCACACAAGGACTAAAAGAAATGCTGGACGCGCTTAATGAACGCCCCATCTATAAAAAGTCCATATCCCCGCATCCGTTCGTTAAAGTCTTGGAGCAGGCCTTTAAACAGAGGATCAGTCGCCAACAACAAGACGCGCAGGAATTTCTTCAAATCGTTGCCGAGCGACTCAAGGACGAATACCATTGCGGTCAACGAGCAAGATTACACGTACGAAGACGTGGCTTGTTCCCTACCAATAGCACTACCAATATCGACACGACAGCTGAAGATCAAGGCAACGGAAATGACAGTGACAAATCTTCACAGGAACAACATCCTACTACGAATGGCGACAGCAACTCTGCCATCGAACCATCCGAGGAAACCGAGATACCGCAGGTCGAAGGCCAATTGCCTTTGGAGATTGAGGAAGGCTTTCCAATGGAAGGAAAATATGAGTCGCATCTCAAGTGCTTGACATGCAATTATAAGACTAAGCCCCGAGAGGAAACATTCTGCACTATCACGCTGGCTGTTCCTCAAGTATCGGGCACGACGTTGAATGCATGCTTCGACGGCATCTTTAAATCCGAGACAATCGATGACTTCAAGTGCGAAATGTGTCGATTGCTACAAACAAAGGCGGGCCTGGAAGCCGAAATGGCCAAGTCGACGTCAGAAAGTTTCAAGGCGCAAGCTCAGGAGAATATCGACAGACTCCAACATACGATAGACACAGATCCCGAGAACCCGCCGGAAGATCTCGATCTTGGAGACAGCCGCTACGCGCCCAAGCGCAAAATCGCAAAGACGACACGGATGTCCATATTCCCAAAGATTTTGGCTATTCACTTGTCTCGCTCTATTTACGACGTGGGACAAATGACACAGAAGAACTCTGCCAAGGTAGTCTTCCCTGAGCAACTACCTCTTGGTGGCTTGATGGATCAAAAGAAATACAAGCTGCTCGGCCTAGTAACCCACCGCGGTGGACATAACAGTGGCCACTACGAAGCGTTTCGACGACAGAACGTTCCCGCACCCTTCTCCAACCCGAATACTTTCCAGCCTTCGGAAGCATTCAGCAAGACACCGACACCTATGGGAACACCCGTGCTCGGTGGTAGACCAACACACAGCCCGGCCATTTCCACTCCCGATCTCCTGTCGGGCTCGTCTGGTAATTCTTCAACGCCTTCTCTGGATTCGTTGCCTCCGCCACCTAGGAGTGTCCCGTCTGATCTACGTGGTTCGGCGAGCTTACCAGCAATCGGCAAGCCAAAGGATCCTGAAACCAGCAGCCTCCGTTCCGTGGCAGCTTCTACTAAATCTGCCATCTCCAAGCTCACATCTCCCAAGCAGACTAACAGCAGCTCAACCACGCCCAAACTCGTGCCATCCAATGTCTCGAAACGATCAAAAAAGCGCAAGACAACCTCAGACAAATGGTGGCGCGTCAACGAcgaaaaggtcaaggaggCCAAGACGAGCGAAGTCTTGGGCATGCAGAGAGAAGTCTATCTATTATTTTACGAGCTCGACAAGGAAGACTCTTAG
- a CDS encoding hypothetical protein (BUSCO:12666at5125), with protein MGVQTVEFKPFQDQKPGTSGLRKKVTVFQQPHYSESFITSILLSIPEGVEGSNLVIGGDGRYYNPEAIQLIAKIGAAYGVKKLIIGQNGILSTPAASHVIRIRKATGGILLTASHNPGGPKNDFGIKYNLANGGPAPESVTNKIYEFSKTLTSYKIADIPDVDITTVGTQTYGDLEVEVIDSTADYVAMLKDIFDFDLIKKFFSTHPDFKVLFDGLHGVTGPYGKAIFEQELGLSNSTQNCIPSPDFNGGHPDPNLTYAHSLVEVVDKNNIPFGAASDGDGDRNMIYGANAFVSPGDSLAIIAHYAHLIPYFKKNGVNGLARSMPTSGAVDLVAKAQGLDCYEVPTGWKFFCALFDAKKLSICGEESFGTGSDHIREKDGLWAVIAWLNIIAGVGVQNPEVTPSIKEIQKEFWTKYGRTFFTRYDYEDVDSEGANKVVGELEKLVADSNFVGSTIEGRKVTKAGNFSYTDLDGSVASKQGLYAGFSSGSRIVVRLSGTGSSGATIRLYIEQHTSDPSKYELDAQDFLKEEVKFATELLKFKEHVGRDEPDVKT; from the exons ATGGGCGTTCAAACTGTTGAGTTCAAGCCCTTCCAGGACCAGAAGCCCGGAAC TTCTGGTCTTCGAAAGAAGGTCACCGTCTTTCAGCAGCCTCACTACAGCGAGTCCTTCATCACCAGCATTCTGCTGTCCATCCCTGAGGGTGTTGAGG GTTCCAACCTCGTCATTGGTGGTGATGGCCGTTACTACAACCCTGAGGCTATCCAGCTCATTGCCAAGATTGGCGCCGCATACGGAGTCAAGAAGCTCATTATCGGCCAGAacggtatcctttctactcCCGCTGCCAGCCATGTCATCCGTATCCGCAAGGCTACTGGAGGTATCCTCCTGACTGCCAGCCACAACCCTGGTG GCCCCAAGAACGACTTCGGTATCAAGTATAACCTCGCCAACGGTGGCCCTGCCCCCGAGTCCGTTACCAACAAGATTTACGAGTTCTCCAAGACTTTGACCTCATACAAGATTGCCGACATTCCCGATGTCGACATCACCACTGTTGGTACTCAGACCTACGGCGACCTCGAGGTCGAGGTTATCGACAGCACTGCCGACTACGTTGCCATGCTCAAGGACATCTTCGACTTTGACCTTATCAAGAAGTTCTTCTCCACCCACCCCGACTTCAAGGTCCTTTTTGACGGTCTTCACGGTGTCACTGGTCCCTACGGAAAGGCCATCTTCGAGCAGGAGCTTGGACTGAGCAACTCCACCCAGAACTGTATCCCTAGCCCCGATTTCAACGGTGGCCACCCCGATCCTAACCTTACCTACGCTCACTCCCTGGTCGAGGTTGTTGACAAGAACAACATTCCCTTCGGTGCTGCTTCTGACGGTGATGGTGACCGAAACATGATTTACGGCGCCAACGCTTTCGTCTCTCCTGGTGACTCCCTCGCCATCATCGCCCACTACGCCCACCTCATCCCTTACTTCAAGAAGAACGGTGTCAACGGTCTCGCTCGATCTATGCCCACCAGCGGCGCCGTTGACCTTGTCGCCAAGGCACAAGGTCTCGACTGCTACGAGGTGCCCACCGGCTGGAAGTTCTTCTGCGCTCTCTTCGATGCTAAGAAGCTCTCCATCTGCGGTGAGGAGAGTTTCGGTACTGGCAGTGACCACATCCGCGAGAAGGATGGTCTGTGGGCCGTTATCGCTtggctcaacatcatcgctGGTGTTGGTGTCCAGAACCCCGAGGTCACCCCCTCGATCAAGGAGATCCAGAAGGAGTTCTGGACCAAGTACGGACGTACTTTCTTCACCCGTTACGACTACGAGGATGTCGACTCAGAGGGCGCCAACAAGGTTGTCGGTGAGCTAGAGAAGCTTGTTGCTGACTCCAACTTCGTTGGCAGCACCATCGAGG GTCGCAAGGTCACCAAGGCTGGCAACTTCTCATACACTGACCTCGACGGATCTGTCGCCTCCAAGCAGGGTCTGTACGCCGGTTTCTCCTCCGGAAGCCGTATCGTTGTCCGACTCTCTGGCACTGGCTCATCCGGAGCTACCATCCGCCTGTACATTGAGCAACACACCAGCGACCCCTCAAAGTACGAGCTCGACGCTCAAGACTTCCTGAAGGAGGAGGTCAAGTTTGCCACTGAGCTCCTCAAGTTCAAGGAGCATGTCGGCCGTGACGAGCCCGATGTCAAGACCTAA
- a CDS encoding hypothetical protein (BUSCO:54889at5125), whose amino-acid sequence MEDGGDTPMLDGHIESSHLPLSEDEEKILALYDRIQELRLEIAIINAQQSHQSDDTATFTDEETQKAQSELLETRAQYVLRNDVTEAVMTANPILKAVHSNTETAPIERELLPYIERRDEVSVLVATQASQTNEVWKALTKVQGDTLQKSRQNVTLAAELFELADQAKLKKRVSPNNSKMMKEQERLEAEVKASKQKWRVMKGVAGGIIVGSGVDWVQDDELRDVVLDPETDE is encoded by the exons ATGGAGGACGGAGGTGATACTCCCATGTTGGATGGTCACATAGAATCGTCTCATTTGCCTCTctcagaagatgaagagaagatTCTCGCACTCTACGATCGAATACAAGAACTCCGACTGGAAATTGCTATCATAAATGCCCAACAATCGCACCAGTCAG ATGATACTGCAACATTCACCGACGAAGAAACACAAAAAGCACAATCAGAACTTCTAGAGACCAGGGCACAATATGTTCTCAGAAACGATGTGACGGAAGCCGTTATGACAGCCAATCCTATACTCAAAGCCGTTCACAGCAATACAGAAACAGCACCCATCGAGCG TGAACTTCTGCCATACATTGAGCGCAGAGATGAAGTATCAGTCTTAGTCGCAACGCAGGCCTCTCAGACGAACGAGGTATGGAAGGCGTTGACAAAGGTGCAAGGCGATACACTGCAGAAATCTCGACAAAATGTCACACTGGCAGCTGAGCTATTTGAGTTGGCGGATCAAGCAAAACTCAAGAAGAGAGTCTCACCCAATAattcgaagatgatgaaagaACAAGAGAGGCTCGAAGCCGAGGTCAAGGCCAGCAAGCAGAAATGGCGGGTCATGAAAGGTGTGGCCGGAGGTATAATAGTCGGCAGCGGCGTTGACTGGGTCCAAGACGATGAACTGCGAGATGTTGTACTCGATCCTGAGACTGATGAATGA
- a CDS encoding hypothetical protein (TransMembrane:1 (o311-332i)~BUSCO:34094at5125) gives MEMVLGDQLEIHLLQGCCLEAERADLVALQLLGLHNALPDGNHAHLMMLIEEMRASSQLLFELPEHCKVHFSRVPIVLDYLEILLPCLSKSLRDITAFYEDRTQTRENRWRKMYHSMTDEAGGLSLPQRFILYNRFLTLLRELLTRSLSFDFNTMETTRVQLMELREARNIPPPPIRLNSTSQLDSVLDDDSSTIANIHWSEKIFSLPLPSRTALKHQQPSKAWGPLLPWDKIKMPSDAKILFMRSFNERQITLVVYETAQDQCPYFLLRTFHMGTPWFSLRGAHELVVERNGSCLQFWQWSANDQCTKKWASLCFLTWEEMVLVYCCFLSFKTRDNLTLRMANEDLSLWGERKLFQARIVDDHFMHSLIVYEDVVSKGLRLHAAVWEGDLRQCPVWTAFITHQSTSTRWIKRVSKTRVRLSDIHLYVFCQEYRQQNQRINRSGAFEIKFVSEEAAKRFRDIFAPTFTDESTTTDTTA, from the exons ATGGAGATGGTTCTTGGTGATCAACTTGAGATTCATTTACTTCAGGGCTGTTGCTTGGAGGCAGAAAGGGCCGATCTTGTTGCACTTCAGTTGCTGGGACTTCACAATGCCTTACCCGATGGCAACCACGCTCATCTCATGATGCTTATTGAAGAGATGAGAGCCTCTAGCCAATTGCTTTTTGAACTGCCCGAGCACTGCAAGGTCCATTTCTCCCGTGTTCCCATTGTGCTCGATTATCTTGAGATTCTCCTTCCTTGTCTATCGAAATCGCTGCGGGACATCACTGCCTTTTACGAAGACCGGACACAGACCAGAGAGAATCGTTGGCGAAAGATGTATCATTCCATGACTGATGAAGCTGGAGGTCTCTCGCTTCCCCAACGGTTCATCCTTTACAATCGTTTCCTGACTTTATTGCGAGAGTTGTTGACAAG ATCGCTGAGTTTTGACTTCAACACCATGGAAACCACCCGGGTTCAGCTAATGGAGCTTAGAGAAGCCCGAAACATTC CTCCTCCTCCTATTCGTCTAAACTCTACTTCTCAACTTGACTCTGTGCTAGACGATGATTCGAGCACCATAGCG AACATACATTGGTCTGAAAAGATCTTTTCTCTACCGCTACCATCTCGAACTGCACTCAAACATCAGCAGCC TTCAAAGGCGTGGGGGCCACTACTGCCTTGGGATAAAATCAAGATGCCCAGCGATGCGAAAATTCTCTTTATGCG ATCCTTCAACGAGCGCCAAATAACTTTGGTGGTGTATGAAACTGCACAGGATCAATGCCCCTACTTTCTTCTACGGACGTTCCACATGGGTACGCCTTGGTTCTCGCTTCGTGGGGCGCATGAGCTTGTTGTTGAGCGTAACGGGAGTTGTCTTCAGTTCTGGCAATGGAGTGCCAACGACCAATGCACCAAGAAATGGGCCAGCCTTTGCTTCCTGACATGGGAAG AAATGGTGTTGGTGTATTGTTGCTTTCTGTCATTCAAGACTCGCGACAACCTCACCCTTCGAATGGCAAACGAAGACCTCAGTCTCTGGGGTGAACGCAAGTTGTTTCAAGC CCGAATTGTGGATGACCATTTTATGCATTCTCTTATCGTCTATGAAGACGTTGTCTCCAAGGGCCTCCGTCTTCACGCTGCAGTCTGGGAAGGCGATCTACGACAGTGTCCTGTCTGGACAGCATTCA TCACGCATCAGTCTACTTCGACGAGATGGATTAAGAGAGTGAGCAAAACCAGAGTTCGCTTATCCGACATTCATCTCTATGTCTTTTGTCAGGAATATCGACAACAGAACCAGCGGATCAACCGTTCTGGAGCCTTTGAAATCAAGTTTGTTAGTGAAGAAG CGGCCAAACGTTTCAGAGATATATTTGCTCCCACGTTCACGGACGAGAGCACGACGACCGATACAACGGCCTGA